CCCTCCCAGCCGAAGAGCGCGCCGTAGAACGCCTTGGCCTGCTCGACGTCGCGGACGCCCAGCTCGCTCCAGCGGAGGCTGCCGGGCTCCCCCGTCACGTCGGCGCCGGTGTGGTCGGCCGGCTGCCAGACGCCGAACACCGCGCCCTCGGGGTCGGCGAGCAGCGCCATCCGGCCGGCGTCGGTGAGGGTCAGCGGCGACGGCACCGTCCGCGGCTCGGTGAGCACCTTCGCCCCGTGCTCGGCGGCCAGGGCGGCGGTCTTCTCCACATCGGCCACCGTGATGTAGGTGGTCCACCCGGGCTGCTCGCCGGGGCCGATGCCGGCGACGTCGTGGCCGTCGAGCTGGAAGATCGCGTATCCGCCCGTCACCTCGGTCGGACCCTGCGAGACTGCCTCCCAACCGAAGAGCCCGCGGTAGAACGTTGCCGCCTTCGCCGTGTCGTGGCACATGACATCGACCCAGGAGGGGACGCCCGGATCGTAGGTGCGGAGACGTGCCATGCCAGGCTCCTCAGGGGGCGCGGTAGGAGGTATTCCGATAGGGAACATAGCACCCGGTCACGGGCGCAAGGGCTTGTCGAGGTCAGGCTGCGAGCCCCTGCAACAGGTGGTGATCGACGAACCGCCGCACCGCCCTGTGATCGTCGGGATCGACCTCGACCTCGGGAGCGACCGCGAAGGACAACAGCATCCGCGCCAGCCACTCAGCGGCCACGCGGCCGTCGAGATCGGCGCGCACCTCGCCCCGGGCCTTGGCAGCGTCGAGCCGCTGGGCCCAGAACTCCATCCAGCGCGGCGCCATCGACGAGGTGTCGCGCACCAGCACCAGCGCCAGCGGCGTGTCACGACGGGCCGACACCGGGGCGCCCCCACTCTCCGCGTCGACGTCACGCGCGCGGTTCGCGACCAGGGTGATCGCCTCCGCGAACTGTCCGGAGAGGGTCCGGCGGCGGTCGACCCGGGCCGCGGCCGAGGCGAGGAACTGGTCGACGGTGCGGGCAAGAACCGCCGTGACCAGCGCATCCCGGTCGCCGAAGTGGCGGTACACGGAGCCCCGGGACAACCCCGCCTCGCTGGCGACATCGCCCATCGAGACGGCAGATCCGTAGCGGTTCATGCAACGCTCGGCAGCTTCGAGGATGCGATCTGGCGTTTCGCGCATCGGATCGGCGTTCGATCGGCATGCAATTCATGCACGATGGAACGATTGAACATAATGTATCACCTTGTTCACA
This Acidimicrobiales bacterium DNA region includes the following protein-coding sequences:
- a CDS encoding VOC family protein, which translates into the protein MARLRTYDPGVPSWVDVMCHDTAKAATFYRGLFGWEAVSQGPTEVTGGYAIFQLDGHDVAGIGPGEQPGWTTYITVADVEKTAALAAEHGAKVLTEPRTVPSPLTLTDAGRMALLADPEGAVFGVWQPADHTGADVTGEPGSLRWSELGVRDVEQAKAFYGALFGWEGETHPFADDTSTYTEFSLPGNDTKVAGMVQMNEQWPEEIPAHWMVYIAVADADAAAAQVVELGGTVSVEPFDLPNVGRIAVVNDVDGSVFSVMAPV
- a CDS encoding helix-turn-helix domain-containing protein, translating into MRETPDRILEAAERCMNRYGSAVSMGDVASEAGLSRGSVYRHFGDRDALVTAVLARTVDQFLASAAARVDRRRTLSGQFAEAITLVANRARDVDAESGGAPVSARRDTPLALVLVRDTSSMAPRWMEFWAQRLDAAKARGEVRADLDGRVAAEWLARMLLSFAVAPEVEVDPDDHRAVRRFVDHHLLQGLAA